GTGGATGGTTCATTTCATGCATGAAAGCACTACGCCCTACGACATGCACATCATCCATGATCGTAAGTTTTGCTTTctgatgctctacatgttggttacttcattcattcactcaatgttgctcTACACGTTGGTTACTTCATTCATTCACTTAATGTTACTCTACACATTGTATATCCTACACGCTCTGCCGTGATGTACTACAGGACCAAGGGCAGGCCCCATTCACGCACATACATTGTTGGATAAAGCTCAAGAGGCAGCCTGTGTGGGACGACGTGTGCCAGCTGTGATTCTAGTATCGCTGAATGTGGAATCGGTTAATtcaaaaaacttgttgaacatccggTCATCTCAGATGTAATATTTACatttgaactattgttgtactagAAATATTTGCATGATATTTATGGATGAAttgtgctattttttataattactTTGAGTGTtgtaaaattagaaaaaaaaaaggagaaacaACATGAAGTTTTTTTGTTAAGCAGACAAAACATAGTCCATTTTATGTAAATTATGTCCGGACTTTGCTAAACTCAGTCAGGTTTCATGAAATTCGTCCGGTTTCTTTAAAATTATTTTGAAACGGTTTCTTTAAACTTGTCTTGAAATGGATGCAGATAAGCGTTTGAGACGCCCTAAATGTTTGCCTGGACAGCGTTGGAGATGCCTTGAATGTTTAGCAAAAAAGAGTCCGGTGCCAGTGGCACCGGTGGTGCGATGGCAGAAACAGCTTGGACTAGACGCAGGCacccaactactccctccgtccgagaatacttgtcatagaaatggatacaaatggatgtatctagaactaaaatacatctagatacatccattcctcggacaagtatttccggacggagggagtacatggcagCACAGCACATCACAGACAGCACCAATCCCTACAACCGCTTCCCGAACGCAACCAAGCACAAAAGAGAAAAGTGGGAAAGCAGCTGAAACCCCATCTGACCCACTGCAACGCAGCTGCGCCACAACGTCACTCACTGACACCCCGCGGACCCACGCCACGCCATGCGCGCAGCGAGCGGAGAATGGGAGTAGGAGTGGACGAAACGTGAGAAGACATCCCATGTGCACTCGCAGGGCCCACACTGCAGGCGTCACCCCTCCCGCCTCTTTTCCAGCTGGGAGGAATGCCGCCCTGTCCCGCCAACCGCCACGCCCACTTCTACCAGTGCGTCGACCCCAACAAATCTTTTCGTTGCAAAATACTACCAATACAACTCATCACAACTACTAGTGGCACTAAAAAGAGAAGCTCTTCGGTTTAAAAAAAACAACGATTCATTCTGCAACGGGTTTTAATAAGACATCGGTTCTTCACTCCTTTCatggcaaaaaagaaaagaaaaattgaaACTGGAAGGACGATAGGAAGTTCGGAACACACACACAACACGAACTCTCTCCTACGGCTGATTGATGATTTTCTTCTAAAACTTCACAAAGCAGCTAGTAGAAGACTAAAAATTACTACTCTACTATTGACGGATTTTAAAACAAGAACACCCCCACCAAAAATCACCAGAAGTGATCCCAAAAAACGGACAGTCTGATCTCCCACGGAAAAAAAAAAACAAGAGACCTGAACCACCACCATCGACTCCCTCGATCTCGCCACCACCGCTGTACAGTTTGTGGTCGCATTTGCCGCTCGGTGGGTGTCCTCACCGCAGTAGGTCGGAGCGGGTGCTGGAGAGCTCCCTGCGGAGGCGGTGCGAGAAGAGCCTGCACGCGTCCATGCTCAGGTCCACGGCTGCCGCCAGCGCCACGAACGCCGCCGCGTCCTCCGCGCACCCGACGTGCGGAACCCCCACCTCCACCGTTGGCCGGCTGCACCGCCCTTCGCCCTGCACTGCCGCCGACATCACGAACCCGCGGTAGCTCCCGAAGGGCCAGAGACCGTACCCGCCGCTGAAGTCACCACTCCCGCGCGGGCTGCACCCAGGCGACCCGCTCCGGCCGAAGGGCTGCGCCGCCGTCAGGTCGATGACGAAGCGCCCCCCGCGGGAGGAAGGGACGTTGGACTCGGCGACAGAGACGCCGACGCCCATTCCGGTTGGGTCAGGAATCAGGAGCTCGGACCGGTACCCGAGGCTGTCGCCGGCCGCGCCAGCGCCACGCTCGCGCCAGCATTCCAGGCGGCCCCACGGCTTCCAAGTGCCGTCGCCGGGCCGGAGTACAAGCCACGCGCCCGGGTTGGACCGGCTCACGCGGTCGGAACCGGGGGACGCCACAAACGGCGTCACCATGGACGCCAGTGCCACCGGCGAACCCGATAGGTCGTGCACCGTCACCGACCATCCCTTCCGCTCCTTCCCTGCCCGCTCGCGGTCGGAACCGAACGACATCAGCCAGTTGCGGCCGCCACTCCCCGGATCGGAGTGCATTGATCTGGAACACCGAAATTTTGAGGAATTCGGTCAGAACAAAGCAACATTTGTTTGGGAATTGAGGTTGAATTGTTCACCATGATGACAATGACTCACCGAGAGCGGAGGTCGCTGTTACTGCGACAGGAGAACTTGCAGGTGAACATGGGCTGCATCATGCCACCCTGCACCTGGAGCACTTGCGGGCTGCACTCAGGCTCGCCATCGAACTGGAACACGAAGCGCGGGTCGGGCTCGGCGCGAACGGTGAGGttaagctgcgcggagccggagaCGGCAGAGGCCTTACGGCCGCGCTTGTTGATGGAGAGCCAGCCGCTGTGGAACACGATGGGCTTCCCCACCGCGGTCTTGAGGTCCAGCGGGATGACCACCTTCCCGAGCAGCCGGCCGGAGTTGACCCCGCAAGTGGTGCCCCGCCGCCCGGCGTACACGGCAACCTTGAGCCTCGCGGATCGGGCGACGAACAGGGACGGCTTGGCCGTGACGCGGTCGAGGTCGGCCTTGGAGAGGTGGAAGGCGGCCGCCAGTGCGCCCGTCGCGGCGGGACCCTGCGTCATGTCGTCCGAGGGCAGCAGCGGGGCCGCGGCAGTCTGAAGCGGCAGCTTGTTGAGCCGGATCGTGCAGTAGCACGTCGAGGTGGTGGGGtgcacgccggcgccggcgccggcggggcgcGGGGCGACCGGCATTTTGAGGGCCAGGTTGCCGACCAGCACCCGCACGAACGGGCACGGGTCCATCTCAAGGCCCTGCTTCCACTCTCACTACGGCCACCTCGTCCTtcgtaacttcttcttcttctcggcGGTGGCTGGCTTCTGTATCTTCGTTCTGTTTCTTTGAACGGCGATGGCGGAGCAAGAAAAGGTTGATGTTCCGGAGAGACGATGGGGAAGGTGTGGTGACGATGGGGAAGGTGTGGTGACAAAGCCCGCCTTTGGGTGTAGCCAGCCTGGATCCCCCTTAGCTGTGGCCGGGGCGGAGCGGGGCCTCCTATTCCAACCCATCCACCTCCCCGTAGCACCCACCTACAGATGGGTCCCAGCATACCTGGTCCACCAGCCATCGGTTTAAGAAAACATCTCATGACGGTGTCTCTGGAAAAGCGGCCTGCTCGGAGGTGTGACACGCGACCGCACTGGATCCGGCCATGCGGAGCTCTCCCCTGCACTCTCGCGGTAgcgactttttttttcttttcttttgaagcTATTCTCGCGGTAGCGACTTTTCCCCTCAGCAATTAAGggtctctttgattcgtaggattttaaaAACATAGGAATAGAAAAAGTATAGGATTGGAGTGACATGTCCATTTGAATCCTATAAAATTAGCAATGATTGTTTGATGTCacgggaaaaacaaaggaattgtaaaaagaggttgAAGTGGATGTTAAATTTCCTAtgaagggctcctttgattcaaaggaattgcataggatttttggaggatttaaACCCTTAGGAATATTTCCTGTGATgctcgtttgattcataggattagcATCCTTAGGAATTTTTTCATATGATCCATTTGTATTATATTTTGGAGGaaaatttccatccactcaaacctttttgTAGAATTCCTTTGTTTTCCCCGCGCTATCAAACATTCTTTCAAATCCTGTAGGATACTATGAGACATGCCATCCTATTTCTGCATTTTTCCTATTCCTTCATTTTgacaatcctgtgaatcaaagaggcccgaaatGTAGTACAGAAGattccataggaaaaattcctatgggacCCAATCCTATaaatcaaaggaccaacataggaaaaaattctaaggatttcaatcctccagaaatcctataaaattcctttgaatcaaagaagccctaagTAGTAAATGTTCCCTGTTCTTTTTACTTTTTGATAATTA
The window above is part of the Triticum aestivum cultivar Chinese Spring chromosome 2A, IWGSC CS RefSeq v2.1, whole genome shotgun sequence genome. Proteins encoded here:
- the LOC123188909 gene encoding uncharacterized protein; amino-acid sequence: MDPCPFVRVLVGNLALKMPVAPRPAGAGAGVHPTTSTCYCTIRLNKLPLQTAAAPLLPSDDMTQGPAATGALAAAFHLSKADLDRVTAKPSLFVARSARLKVAVYAGRRGTTCGVNSGRLLGKVVIPLDLKTAVGKPIVFHSGWLSINKRGRKASAVSGSAQLNLTVRAEPDPRFVFQFDGEPECSPQVLQVQGGMMQPMFTCKFSCRSNSDLRSRSMHSDPGSGGRNWLMSFGSDRERAGKERKGWSVTVHDLSGSPVALASMVTPFVASPGSDRVSRSNPGAWLVLRPGDGTWKPWGRLECWRERGAGAAGDSLGYRSELLIPDPTGMGVGVSVAESNVPSSRGGRFVIDLTAAQPFGRSGSPGCSPRGSGDFSGGYGLWPFGSYRGFVMSAAVQGEGRCSRPTVEVGVPHVGCAEDAAAFVALAAAVDLSMDACRLFSHRLRRELSSTRSDLLR